The following coding sequences lie in one Ferrimicrobium sp. genomic window:
- a CDS encoding molecular chaperone TorD family protein, giving the protein MQRRSALMMHDALTTELLDALAEVTENPNPHPAIVETLELEWTTDGFTELFDFDLPPYASYYLTIGPVLGGEPVAYLRDLLASYLPRQIQPAQPDALAFLLRLVAALTRSDNPDRARAIYYESLRPWMGTYARAVQTYAPVGLKRIGDLLLAVDALWRNETPPPASLPYLLRTAPEVRYPPTALDATTETSALLDYLLSPVASGLILPRCALITYARHNSLGIRPGGRRFSFESLLTASPAMTLEFVGEVARTQQRWYVDTTDPIADWWATKLAQTLTIVADLATDIQEPAASATST; this is encoded by the coding sequence ATGCAACGTAGATCGGCCCTTATGATGCACGATGCGCTAACCACTGAGCTTCTCGACGCCCTTGCCGAGGTGACCGAGAATCCGAATCCACACCCGGCGATCGTTGAGACACTCGAGCTAGAGTGGACGACCGATGGGTTTACCGAACTCTTCGACTTCGATCTCCCGCCCTATGCGAGCTACTACCTAACCATCGGACCGGTGCTTGGAGGTGAGCCGGTCGCCTACCTGCGCGACCTCTTAGCCAGCTACTTGCCTCGACAGATCCAGCCGGCGCAACCCGATGCACTCGCCTTTCTCCTGCGCTTGGTCGCGGCGCTGACGCGAAGCGACAATCCCGATCGCGCCAGAGCAATCTACTATGAGTCACTTCGCCCCTGGATGGGCACGTACGCCCGTGCGGTGCAAACGTATGCACCGGTGGGACTCAAACGCATCGGCGATCTCTTGCTTGCGGTCGATGCGCTTTGGCGCAACGAGACCCCTCCCCCAGCATCACTACCCTACCTACTACGTACTGCGCCCGAGGTTCGGTATCCACCAACAGCACTTGACGCAACAACCGAGACGAGCGCGCTCCTCGATTACCTGCTCTCGCCCGTCGCATCCGGACTCATTCTCCCGCGCTGTGCGCTCATAACCTATGCCAGACACAATTCCCTCGGCATTCGTCCTGGAGGCCGGCGATTCAGCTTCGAGTCGCTACTCACCGCATCACCTGCCATGACACTTGAATTCGTAGGTGAAGTTGCTCGAACCCAACAGCGATGGTATGTGGACACCACCGATCCGATCGCCGACTGGTGGGCGACAAAACTAGCCCAAACACTGACAATCGTGGCTGATCTCGCAACCGACATCCAGGAACCAGCAGCATCCGCCACCTCCACCTAA